Proteins from one Zalophus californianus isolate mZalCal1 chromosome Y, mZalCal1.pri.v2, whole genome shotgun sequence genomic window:
- the LOC118356637 gene encoding ATP synthase subunit f, mitochondrial-like isoform X1 — MASVVPLKEKKLMDVKLGELLSWIPMRDFTPKGIAGAFQRGYYRYYNKYVNVKKGGVAGISMVLAAYVLFNYCRCYKELKHERLCKYH, encoded by the coding sequence ATGGCGTCAGTCGTACCACTGAAGGAGAAGAAGCTCATGGACGTGAAACTAGGAGAGCTGCTCAGCTGGATACCGATGCGGGATTTCACCCCTAAGGGCATTGCTGGAGCatttcaaagaggttactaccggTATTACAACAAGTATGTCAATGTGAAGAAAGGGGGCGTTGCTGGGATTTCTATGGTGCTGGCAGCTTATGTGCTTTTCAACTACTGTCGTTGTTACAAGGAACTCAAACACGAGCGGCTCTGCAAGTACCACTGA
- the LOC118356637 gene encoding ATP synthase subunit f, mitochondrial-like isoform X2: MASVVPLKEKKLMDVKLGELLSWIPMRDFTPKGIAGAFQREHERLCKYH; encoded by the exons ATGGCGTCAGTCGTACCACTGAAGGAGAAGAAGCTCATGGACGTGAAACTAGGAGAGCTGCTCAGCTGGATACCGATGCGGGATTTCACCCCTAAGGGCATTGCTGGAGCatttcaaagag AACACGAGCGGCTCTGCAAGTACCACTGA